In one Oryzias latipes chromosome 13, ASM223467v1 genomic region, the following are encoded:
- the LOC101155449 gene encoding alpha-actinin-4 isoform X5 → MVDYHAANNQPSGGPQTYMEQENDWDRDLLLDPAWEKQQRKTFTAWCNSHLRKAGTQIENIEEDFRDGLKLMLLLEVISGERLPKPERGKMRVHKINNVNKALDFIASKGVKLVSIGAEEIVDGNIKMTLGMIWTIILRFAIQDISVEETSAKEGLLLWCQRKTAPYKNVNVQNFHISWKDGLAFNALIHRHRPDLIDYESLRKDDPVTNLNNAFEVAEKHLDIPKMLDAEDIVNTARPDEKAIMTYVSSFYHAFSGAQKAETAANRICKVLAVNQENEQMMEDYEKLASNLLEWIRRTIPWLEDRTQQKTVNDMQAKQEDFRDYRTVHKPPKVQEKCQLEISFNTLQTKLRLSNRPAFMPSEGRMVSDINSAWHTLEGAEKGYEEWILSEIRRLERLEHLAEKFHQKAAIHESWTNGKEAMLTQKDYETSTLSEVKALLRKHEAFESDLAAHQDRVEQIAAIAQELNELDYYDSASVNNRCQKICDQWDTLGTLTHSRKDSLERTEKQLESIDELYLEYAKRAAPFNNWMEGAMEDLQDMFIVHNIEEIQGLIAAHEQFKSTLPEANKEREAIQAIQAEVQKIAQSNGIKLSGANPYTTITPRSIDDKWEQAMAMVPQRDKALQGELNKQNSNDTLRATFAKQANVVGGYIQAKMEEIGRISIEMNGTLEDQLTHLREYQQTILFFMPEINTLEGYHQHIQEALIFDNQYTSYTMEHLRVGWEQLLTTIARTINEVENQILTRDAKGISQEQLYEYRASFNHFDKKRSGQMASDDFRALLISTGTSLGDAEFTRIMSIVDPNNSGAVTFQAFIDFMSSETTDKDSADQVIASFKILAGDKNYIMADELRRELPPDQAEYCIARMAPYTGPDGVPGALDYMSFSTALYGESDL, encoded by the exons ACCTTCACTGCCTGGTGCAACTCCCACCTGCGGAAGGCCGGAACGCAGATCGAGAACATCGAGGAGGACTTCAGAGACGGCCTCAAACTCATGCTGCTGCTAGAAGTCATCTCAG GCGAGCGGTTACCCAAACCCGAGCGAGGCAAGATGAGGGTCCACAAGATCAACAACGTCAACAAAGCCCTGGACTTCATCGCCAGCAAGGGAGTCAAACTGGTGTCGATCGGAGCAGAAG AAATCGTCGATGGAAACATCAAGATGACTCTGGGCATGATCTGGACCATCATCCTCCGTTTCGCCATCCAGGACATCTCAGTGGAAG AGACTTCTGCCAAGGAGGGTCTTCTTCTGTGGTGCCAGAGGAAGACCGCCCCCTACAAGAATGTCAACGTGCAGAATTTCCACATAAG CTGGAAAGACGGTCTCGCCTTCAACGCTCTGATCCACAGACACAGACCCGATCTCATCGACTACGAGAGCCTCAGGAAG GACGACCCGGTGACTAACCTGAACAACGCCTTCGAGGTGGCAGAGAAGCACCTGGACATCCCCAAGATGTTGGATGCTGAAG ACATAGTGAACACTGCTCGCCCAGATGAGAAAGCCATTATGACTTATGTGTCCAGTTTCTACCATGCCTTCTCTGGAGCACAGAAG GCCGAAACCGCCGCAAACCGCATCTGCAAAGTTCTGGCCGTCAACCAAGAGAACGAACAAATGATGGAGGACTACGAGAAACTGGCGAGCAAT CTGCTGGAGTGGATCCGCAGGACGATTCCCTGGCTGGAAGACCGAACCCAACAGAAGACTGTGAACGACATGCAGGCTAAGCAGGAGGACTTCAGAGACTACCGCACAGTGCACAAACCCCCCAAG GTCCAGGAGAAGTGCCAGCTGGAGATCAGCTTCAACACTCTGCAGACCAAACTGAGGCTCAGCAACCGACCCGCTTTCATGCCGTCAGAGGGACGCATGGTGTCC gACATCAACTCTGCCTGGCACACTCTGGAGGGGGCAGAAAAGGGCTACGAGGAGTGGATCCTGAGTGAGATCAGGCGCCTGGAGAGACTGGAGCATCTGGCCGAGAAGTTCCACCAGAAGGCTGCGATCCACGAGTCCTGGACCAACG GTAAAGAGGCCATGCTGACCCAGAAAGACTACGAGACCTCCACTCTGTCAGAGGTGAAGGCGTTGCTACGGAAACACGAGGCCTTCGAGAGCGACCTGGCAGCTCACCAGGACAGGGTGGAGCAGATCGCGGCCATCGCCCAGGAGCTGAA CGAACTGGACTACTACGACTCTGCCAGCGTCAACAACCGCTGCCAGAAGATCTGCGATCAGTGGGACACGCTCGGAACGCTCACCCACAGCCGCAAAGACTCCCTGGAG AGGACTGAGAAGCAGCTGGAGTCGATAGATGAGCTGTACCTGGAGTACGCCAAGAGGGCGGCGCCGTTCAACAACTGGATGGAGGGGGCCATGGAGGACCTGCAGGACATGTTCATTGTTCACAATATCGAGGAGATCCAG GGTCTGATCGCAGCTCACGAGCAGTTCAAGTCCACGCTGCCCGAAGCCAACAAGGAGCGCGAGGCCATCCAGGCCATCCAAGCCGAGGTGCAGAAGATCGCCCAGAGCAACGGCATCAAGCTGAGCGGAGCCAACCCCTACACCACCATCACACCCAGGAGCATCGACGACAAATGGGAGCAG gcGATGGCCATGGTGCCGCAGCGAGACAAAGCCCTGCAGGGGGAGCTCAACAAGCAGAACTCCAACGACACCCTGAGAGCCACGTTCGCCAAGCAGGCCAACGTCGTGGGCGGCTACATTCAGGCCAAGATGGAG GAAATTGGCAGGATATCCATCGAGATGAACGGGACCCTGGAGGACCAGCTAACCCACCTGAGGGAGTACCAGCAGACCATCCTGTTCTTCATGCCTGAAATCAACACGCTGGAGGGATACCATCAGCACATCCAGGAGGCCCTGATCTTTGACAACCAGTACACTTCCTACACCATGGAG CACCTCCGGGTGGGCTGGGAGCAGCTGCTGACCACCATCGCCAGAACCATCAACGAGGTGGAGAACCAGATTCTGACGCGCGACGCCAAGGGCATCAGCCAGGAGCAGCTGTACGAGTACCGCGCCTCCTTCAACCACTTCGACAAG AAGCGGTCGGGACAGATGGCCTCCGATGATTTCCGAGCTCTGCTGATTTCTACGGGAACCAGCCTG GGCGACGCAGAGTTTACTCGCATCATGAGCATCGTGGATCCCAACAACAGCGGCGCTGTCACCTTCCAGGCCTTCATCGACTTCATGTCCTCAGAAACGACCGACAAGGACTCGGCGGACCAGGTCATCGCCTCCTTCAAGATCCTGGCTGGTGATAAG AACTACATCATGGCGGACGAGCTGAGGAGGGAGCTGCCCCCCGACCAGGCGGAGTACTGCATCGCCCGCATGGCGCCCTACACGGGTCCCGACGGCGTCCCCGGAGCCCTCGACTACATGTCCTTCTCCACCGCCCTGTATGGCGAGAGCGACCTGTAG
- the LOC101155449 gene encoding alpha-actinin-4 isoform X6 — MVDYHAANNQPSGGPQTYMEQENDWDRDLLLDPAWEKQQRKTFTAWCNSHLRKAGTQIENIEEDFRDGLKLMLLLEVISGERLPKPERGKMRVHKINNVNKALDFIASKGVKLVSIGAEEIVDGNIKMTLGMIWTIILRFAIQDISVEETSAKEGLLLWCQRKTAPYKNVNVQNFHISWKDGLAFNALIHRHRPDLIDYESLRKDDPVTNLNNAFEVAEKHLDIPKMLDAEDIVGTLRPDEKAIMTYVSCFYHAFSGAQKAETAANRICKVLAVNQENEQMMEDYEKLASNLLEWIRRTIPWLEDRTQQKTVNDMQAKQEDFRDYRTVHKPPKVQEKCQLEISFNTLQTKLRLSNRPAFMPSEGRMVSDINSAWHTLEGAEKGYEEWILSEIRRLERLEHLAEKFHQKAAIHESWTNGKEAMLTQKDYETSTLSEVKALLRKHEAFESDLAAHQDRVEQIAAIAQELNELDYYDSASVNNRCQKICDQWDTLGTLTHSRKDSLERTEKQLESIDELYLEYAKRAAPFNNWMEGAMEDLQDMFIVHNIEEIQGLIAAHEQFKSTLPEANKEREAIQAIQAEVQKIAQSNGIKLSGANPYTTITPRSIDDKWEQAMAMVPQRDKALQGELNKQNSNDTLRATFAKQANVVGGYIQAKMEEIGRISIEMNGTLEDQLTHLREYQQTILFFMPEINTLEGYHQHIQEALIFDNQYTSYTMEHLRVGWEQLLTTIARTINEVENQILTRDAKGISQEQLYEYRASFNHFDKKRSGQMASDDFRALLISTGTSLGDAEFTRIMSIVDPNNSGAVTFQAFIDFMSSETTDKDSADQVIASFKILAGDKNYIMADELRRELPPDQAEYCIARMAPYTGPDGVPGALDYMSFSTALYGESDL, encoded by the exons ACCTTCACTGCCTGGTGCAACTCCCACCTGCGGAAGGCCGGAACGCAGATCGAGAACATCGAGGAGGACTTCAGAGACGGCCTCAAACTCATGCTGCTGCTAGAAGTCATCTCAG GCGAGCGGTTACCCAAACCCGAGCGAGGCAAGATGAGGGTCCACAAGATCAACAACGTCAACAAAGCCCTGGACTTCATCGCCAGCAAGGGAGTCAAACTGGTGTCGATCGGAGCAGAAG AAATCGTCGATGGAAACATCAAGATGACTCTGGGCATGATCTGGACCATCATCCTCCGTTTCGCCATCCAGGACATCTCAGTGGAAG AGACTTCTGCCAAGGAGGGTCTTCTTCTGTGGTGCCAGAGGAAGACCGCCCCCTACAAGAATGTCAACGTGCAGAATTTCCACATAAG CTGGAAAGACGGTCTCGCCTTCAACGCTCTGATCCACAGACACAGACCCGATCTCATCGACTACGAGAGCCTCAGGAAG GACGACCCGGTGACTAACCTGAACAACGCCTTCGAGGTGGCAGAGAAGCACCTGGACATCCCCAAGATGTTGGATGCTGAAG ACATCGTGGGCACTCTGAGGCCGGATGAGAAGGCCATAATGACCTATGTGTCCTGCTTCTATCATGCCTTCTCTGGTGCACAGAAG GCCGAAACCGCCGCAAACCGCATCTGCAAAGTTCTGGCCGTCAACCAAGAGAACGAACAAATGATGGAGGACTACGAGAAACTGGCGAGCAAT CTGCTGGAGTGGATCCGCAGGACGATTCCCTGGCTGGAAGACCGAACCCAACAGAAGACTGTGAACGACATGCAGGCTAAGCAGGAGGACTTCAGAGACTACCGCACAGTGCACAAACCCCCCAAG GTCCAGGAGAAGTGCCAGCTGGAGATCAGCTTCAACACTCTGCAGACCAAACTGAGGCTCAGCAACCGACCCGCTTTCATGCCGTCAGAGGGACGCATGGTGTCC gACATCAACTCTGCCTGGCACACTCTGGAGGGGGCAGAAAAGGGCTACGAGGAGTGGATCCTGAGTGAGATCAGGCGCCTGGAGAGACTGGAGCATCTGGCCGAGAAGTTCCACCAGAAGGCTGCGATCCACGAGTCCTGGACCAACG GTAAAGAGGCCATGCTGACCCAGAAAGACTACGAGACCTCCACTCTGTCAGAGGTGAAGGCGTTGCTACGGAAACACGAGGCCTTCGAGAGCGACCTGGCAGCTCACCAGGACAGGGTGGAGCAGATCGCGGCCATCGCCCAGGAGCTGAA CGAACTGGACTACTACGACTCTGCCAGCGTCAACAACCGCTGCCAGAAGATCTGCGATCAGTGGGACACGCTCGGAACGCTCACCCACAGCCGCAAAGACTCCCTGGAG AGGACTGAGAAGCAGCTGGAGTCGATAGATGAGCTGTACCTGGAGTACGCCAAGAGGGCGGCGCCGTTCAACAACTGGATGGAGGGGGCCATGGAGGACCTGCAGGACATGTTCATTGTTCACAATATCGAGGAGATCCAG GGTCTGATCGCAGCTCACGAGCAGTTCAAGTCCACGCTGCCCGAAGCCAACAAGGAGCGCGAGGCCATCCAGGCCATCCAAGCCGAGGTGCAGAAGATCGCCCAGAGCAACGGCATCAAGCTGAGCGGAGCCAACCCCTACACCACCATCACACCCAGGAGCATCGACGACAAATGGGAGCAG gcGATGGCCATGGTGCCGCAGCGAGACAAAGCCCTGCAGGGGGAGCTCAACAAGCAGAACTCCAACGACACCCTGAGAGCCACGTTCGCCAAGCAGGCCAACGTCGTGGGCGGCTACATTCAGGCCAAGATGGAG GAAATTGGCAGGATATCCATCGAGATGAACGGGACCCTGGAGGACCAGCTAACCCACCTGAGGGAGTACCAGCAGACCATCCTGTTCTTCATGCCTGAAATCAACACGCTGGAGGGATACCATCAGCACATCCAGGAGGCCCTGATCTTTGACAACCAGTACACTTCCTACACCATGGAG CACCTCCGGGTGGGCTGGGAGCAGCTGCTGACCACCATCGCCAGAACCATCAACGAGGTGGAGAACCAGATTCTGACGCGCGACGCCAAGGGCATCAGCCAGGAGCAGCTGTACGAGTACCGCGCCTCCTTCAACCACTTCGACAAG AAGCGGTCGGGACAGATGGCCTCCGATGATTTCCGAGCTCTGCTGATTTCTACGGGAACCAGCCTG GGCGACGCAGAGTTTACTCGCATCATGAGCATCGTGGATCCCAACAACAGCGGCGCTGTCACCTTCCAGGCCTTCATCGACTTCATGTCCTCAGAAACGACCGACAAGGACTCGGCGGACCAGGTCATCGCCTCCTTCAAGATCCTGGCTGGTGATAAG AACTACATCATGGCGGACGAGCTGAGGAGGGAGCTGCCCCCCGACCAGGCGGAGTACTGCATCGCCCGCATGGCGCCCTACACGGGTCCCGACGGCGTCCCCGGAGCCCTCGACTACATGTCCTTCTCCACCGCCCTGTATGGCGAGAGCGACCTGTAG